Below is a genomic region from Prolixibacteraceae bacterium.
ACAGTACAATGGTGGTATTTTCGATAAAACCATCTCTCTTTAGATCTTCATACAAAGCATATACGGCATCATTGACCTCTTTTAGTTTCCTTTGGTGCATAAAAAGCTGATTTCGATGGGTGTCAAACCCTCCAATAGAGGTGTAGAATACGTCAGTACTTAAGGTGGATTTGACCAGCTTTGAGATCCATTTTAGGTTATTACCTAACGCGGAGTTAGGGTAGCTGCCTGTGGAGTATTGACTCTTTTTTAGTGCCTGGCTTATCTCCTTACTCCCCTCAGCGGATGCATAAGAGATCTTACGCACAAAATCTAATTGGGGATTGTTGGATAAAACAAGTTTAGATGTCCCTTGGATGCTCTTATGAAGACGCGTTAGATCTTTAATAGTAATGTTATTGATCTGCTCTGATTTAAGCGCTAAGTTTTCGGTTTTATCGATATTGATACCAGATAAACTGTGGTCACCATATTGGTGATCTAAATATCTTCCCAGCCAACCGTCTGTGATATATTCGTTAGAGTCGGATGCCGTTTGCCATATCTCTCTACTTCTAAAATGAGAACGATTAGGATTAGGGTAGCCCACATTTTGGATTAGGGATAGGTCCCCATTTTGCGATATGTTTGCCAGCTCTTTGAGTGCTGGATGAAATGCGATTCCATTGCTCCGATTGATAAGTTTCTCTTTGGGAATAGCAATCGTCTTTCGTAGCTCGTAGTATAGTGGATCTTCATATGGAATAAAGGTGTTCAAGCCATCATTTCCTCCATTTAGTTGAATGAAGATGACTTTGTTTTCATGATGAAAACTGTCTTTATTACGGGTAGTAGATGCGGAAAGCGCATTTGGTATTACCATCGCACCACTGGTGGCTGAGGCAAAGAGTCGTAAAAATAATCTTCTATCCATGATTAAATAATTTGAAATTCTGCACTACGGGCTAAATATCGATATACATTCAAAACGCTCTGGTTGGCATTGCTTGCTTGGGCATCGAAGTCATACAGTAGAATATTGTTTAACTCTAATTGCATATTTTCATCCACTTCGAACACCATCTTGTTGGTCACATCGGCTATAATGGACTGGGCCTTCGCATACTTTTTAAACTCCAACTGAGGGTGAAATACAACGCGTGTTCCTTCTAATTTTTGGACTCTATTTACAAGCCTTTTTGCCAATGGTGACTTGTTTCCATACAGAACAAAATCTACAAATTGTTGTCGGTTTAAAAATATCTGTGATGTAAGCCAATCTTTACCACCTCCCCATCCTTTAACATTGAGTTGGTTATAGAGATCCATACTTTGTGTACTTAAGAACAAAGCGATAAAAGTGTAATTGGGTTTATTTATCTCCACGTCTTTTAGTAGTTGAATAGTAAAAGTCAGTGGGTTTTTTATCTGCGATCCGGCCGTTTGCTTGGTATACTCTTTGGTAAATAGGGTTTCAAAAAAAGGTTGTAATTCAAAGTTGTTTTGTTTGAGTATATCCCCATATTCTTGAACCAATTCTTTGGGTGGTGTATCGTAAATAAACCACTTTAAGATCTTCTCTGTGATAAAATAGGGGGTATTGGGTTGTTTAAAGATCAAATCAATGACCTCATCTAACTTGAAGTTTCCTGTGGCTCCAAAGATCGTTTTAGGGGAGTTGTCTTCTTGACGTTTTCTGTATTGCGCCCTACCGTTAGCATGATTCAGGCCTGCTAATGCTTTGGCTGTATTCTTGATGTCCTCCTCGGTGTAATGTCCCTCGCCCAAAGTGAATAACTCAAGTAGTTCACGCGCTAGATTCTCATTCAACTTACCTCGTACATTCTTGTTGTTATCGAGGTATTTAATCATCGCATTGGTACGCACCACTTGTGTCACAAGGTCTTTGTAGTTGCCCAAGGAATAATCATTAATGGTTTGGTAGTGTTGATAGATCCAATAAGGCATTTTGACCTTTTGAGAAGTAACAACAAAATGGTTTTGCCAAAATAGATTTAGCTTTTCCTGAAAGGGATTCTTGCTTTCGTAACACTGCTGCACAAGCCACGAACGCCACTGCATCCCGATGTTTGTTAACTCCTTATTCAATTCATTCTTTGTCTTACTTTTTCTGTATATTTTAAGTTCAGAGCGTGTTTTAGGGCTTCGCGTTATAAACTTCGGTTCTCGTACCTCTCGATGATCTCTTAGAGATCTCTTTAAGTATTTTGAGAAGCCTAAATCTGAGATCTTATCGGCTTCAGCTGTAGAAAATCCCAAACGAAGTGACCATAAGTTGTTTGCATCCATAGTTGATAGTTTACATTGGTTAGACTCATTTTACCCACTAAGGTTTAATAGTAGTAATACCAATTAAAACAAATTTATGGAGGCATCTAAGATCTATTCCAATTTATAGAACAACACTTACGTTACTTTGTTTGCTGTAAAACTTAACTAGTAACTAGGCAACTACGAAGCGCATGTGGATGCGGGATGCTTGCGTCTACAAAATAATATAGCCACGGATTTAATGGATAGACGTATTTCCCCCGATCTGATTGGAGGACAAGGAAAGTGAACCGCGAAGGCTCAAAGACACGAAGAAAAATTTAGCCACGGATTACCACGGATTTTTTTATTTTGAAGACCCATATTTGGTAAAGACATACTCACGTAAACACCAAATTTAACATGTTAATATTTGCATAAACATACTAATGCTACCTCATTATAAGATAGTTTATATTTTCTCTATTACTCTAAAATCAACAAGCTTATAGTGCTCTTTTATCTTCTATAACATGACCTATTTGATGCTCTTTATTATCCCGAATAAGTGTATATCTACTATTCTAAATCGCTAAAAACAGGAAAAATCATAAAACCTTTTTGTCATAAAGGTTTTATGCTAATATGACTATTTATTTGCCCACAGAGTATCGGAAAAATTCCTTTATTTTTTCCAATGATTGATCTGATAGCTGGTGACAACCGAGTCTGGAGAGAAGCTTATGGATAAGATTTTAGTTTCGACAGGATCAATATCCCAACCAAAATCTTCCATTATGTAATACCATATTTCTAACTTCGAAGAGTGCCCTTCACCTAGTAGTTCCATGACTTCTCTAGAAGTCATCCCTTTCTTTAATTTGTGTTCTATGATATCATCAATCATTCTTTCCCGAATCTCAAGTCCACCACTTATCCACAGTTTTTTATTGTACTCGATATCTCTATTCTGATATATGTAATATCCGAAATAGGATGCCAACATAATTAAAATTAACCATTTTATTATTTTCATAATTTAAGTAAGAATTGTGTTATTATTTAGCTATTTAAAAATATAACTCTCTTTTCGATATTCCAATCATTTTTTTCGAGGGAACTCTTGTATTATGGCACTATTGCTGCTTAAATATTTAACGAAGTATTGATATTAATAATAAACAATTTAATTCATGCTAATAATTTCATCTTCAACAAACCAATTTTGAGAGATAGCATATTTTACTACTTTATCTGGATTCTTTGTATAGGCAACTATTGCTAAACTTTTTTCAGCTCTGCTACATGTTACATAAAAAAGTCTTCGTGTTCTATCTAAGCTAGTATCTTTCCCGTCTTCTGCATTTTTAATATCTCTATCGGTAAGTGCTTTTGCTCCGAGTAATTTCTCATAACTAAAAAGAAAACCACCAGCTTCTTCATCATCAAGAATAACCATTACTCTTTCAAACTCTAAACCTTTAACACCTTGGTGGGTTCCAAATCTTGAATTATCAGATATATAGTTGTTATATGCTTCTAGCTCACGTATATTACATTTAAGAACCTCATACCAATTTAAAATCTTTTCATCCTCACTAAATGGAGGTAATGTAATATCAATAACACCTTTGCTTT
It encodes:
- a CDS encoding DUF1501 domain-containing protein, which produces MDRRLFLRLFASATSGAMVIPNALSASTTRNKDSFHHENKVIFIQLNGGNDGLNTFIPYEDPLYYELRKTIAIPKEKLINRSNGIAFHPALKELANISQNGDLSLIQNVGYPNPNRSHFRSREIWQTASDSNEYITDGWLGRYLDHQYGDHSLSGINIDKTENLALKSEQINNITIKDLTRLHKSIQGTSKLVLSNNPQLDFVRKISYASAEGSKEISQALKKSQYSTGSYPNSALGNNLKWISKLVKSTLSTDVFYTSIGGFDTHRNQLFMHQRKLKEVNDAVYALYEDLKRDGFIENTTIVLFSEFGRRVKENGSGTDHGTAGPMVIIGGNNKGQIIGGNPNLRDLDHGDLKYQIDFRSVYASLLKDKLNFNPTLLDIQQNPLKGLF
- the bamE gene encoding outer membrane protein assembly factor BamE, with the translated sequence MKIIKWLILIMLASYFGYYIYQNRDIEYNKKLWISGGLEIRERMIDDIIEHKLKKGMTSREVMELLGEGHSSKLEIWYYIMEDFGWDIDPVETKILSISFSPDSVVTSYQINHWKK
- a CDS encoding DUF1800 domain-containing protein, with amino-acid sequence MDANNLWSLRLGFSTAEADKISDLGFSKYLKRSLRDHREVREPKFITRSPKTRSELKIYRKSKTKNELNKELTNIGMQWRSWLVQQCYESKNPFQEKLNLFWQNHFVVTSQKVKMPYWIYQHYQTINDYSLGNYKDLVTQVVRTNAMIKYLDNNKNVRGKLNENLARELLELFTLGEGHYTEEDIKNTAKALAGLNHANGRAQYRKRQEDNSPKTIFGATGNFKLDEVIDLIFKQPNTPYFITEKILKWFIYDTPPKELVQEYGDILKQNNFELQPFFETLFTKEYTKQTAGSQIKNPLTFTIQLLKDVEINKPNYTFIALFLSTQSMDLYNQLNVKGWGGGKDWLTSQIFLNRQQFVDFVLYGNKSPLAKRLVNRVQKLEGTRVVFHPQLEFKKYAKAQSIIADVTNKMVFEVDENMQLELNNILLYDFDAQASNANQSVLNVYRYLARSAEFQII